A window of the Chlamydiales bacterium genome harbors these coding sequences:
- the radA gene encoding DNA repair protein RadA — protein MTKQKIVWSCAECGHNQYKWSGQCPQCSQWNTLQEEIEVSLKTKRFCDKAQETSRPVRLKEVSLVEKPRFQTEFIEFDRLLGGGIVVGSLTLVGGEPGIGKSTILLQVASLLAKQGHLVLYVCGEESVSQTSMRARRLGIDSDNLLLLSETNYSLIQAQVDALNPSILIIDSIQIIYKPEIPSAPGSVSQVRECTAELMHLAKGRGISTFLIGHVTKSGEIAGPRILEHLVDTVLYFEGDKQNQFRMMRVVKNRFGPTDDIAVFQMGTKGLTEVHNPSEIFLEERKRGSSGSVIVPTIEGSRPILIEVQALVSHTVFTSPSRRSAGLDQNRMALLLAVLEKRVGYPLHQRDVFVSIAGGIRIIEPALDLGVLLAIASSLINKAVHPEVIVVGEVGLGGEVRSVSRIEMRLKEAIHMGFTRCLIPKRNLAGISEEFHKKLVLKGVEFVEEAIDVLLPS, from the coding sequence ATGACAAAACAAAAGATAGTGTGGTCATGCGCTGAGTGCGGTCACAATCAGTATAAATGGTCTGGGCAATGTCCTCAGTGTAGCCAATGGAATACTCTTCAGGAAGAAATTGAAGTCTCTCTTAAGACAAAGCGCTTTTGCGACAAGGCGCAAGAAACCTCTCGTCCTGTTCGTTTAAAGGAAGTTAGTCTAGTAGAAAAGCCGCGCTTTCAAACAGAGTTTATCGAATTTGATCGATTACTTGGCGGCGGCATTGTTGTTGGCTCTTTAACATTAGTTGGTGGTGAGCCTGGTATTGGGAAATCAACTATTTTATTACAAGTGGCCTCGTTGCTGGCAAAGCAGGGGCATTTAGTTCTTTATGTTTGTGGAGAAGAATCGGTCTCTCAAACTTCAATGAGAGCTAGGCGTTTAGGAATAGACAGTGATAACTTATTACTTCTTTCTGAGACCAATTATTCCCTTATTCAGGCCCAGGTGGATGCTTTAAATCCAAGCATTTTAATTATTGACTCCATTCAAATTATCTATAAGCCAGAGATTCCCTCGGCACCAGGTTCTGTATCACAGGTTCGAGAGTGCACTGCAGAGCTTATGCACCTTGCTAAAGGTAGAGGCATTTCTACATTTTTGATTGGACATGTTACAAAGTCAGGAGAAATTGCAGGGCCCAGGATCCTTGAGCATCTTGTGGACACAGTTTTATATTTTGAGGGTGATAAGCAAAATCAATTTCGCATGATGCGTGTTGTTAAAAATCGCTTTGGTCCAACAGATGATATTGCAGTTTTTCAAATGGGCACAAAAGGGCTTACAGAAGTGCACAATCCTTCGGAGATTTTTTTAGAAGAGCGTAAACGAGGCAGCTCTGGCTCTGTTATTGTCCCCACTATTGAAGGATCGCGGCCCATCCTTATTGAAGTGCAAGCACTTGTAAGTCATACAGTCTTTACATCACCCTCTAGACGCTCTGCAGGCCTTGATCAAAATCGAATGGCGCTACTTTTGGCAGTATTGGAAAAACGAGTTGGCTACCCTCTTCATCAAAGAGATGTGTTTGTCTCCATTGCAGGAGGTATTCGTATTATTGAACCAGCACTTGATTTAGGCGTGCTTCTTGCTATTGCATCTTCTCTTATTAACAAAGCAGTTCATCCAGAAGTGATAGTTGTAGGTGAAGTAGGTCTTGGAGGTGAAGTAAGATCTGTTTCTCGCATAGAGATGCGCTTAAAAGAAGCCATTCACATGGGTTTTACCAGATGTTTAATTCCAAAGCGTAACTTAGCTGGAATTTCTGAAGAATTTCATAAAAAATTGGTTTTAAAGGGTGTTGAATTCGTTGAAGAGGCTATCGATGTGTTGCTTCCCTCTTAA
- the hemE gene encoding uroporphyrinogen decarboxylase codes for MMNSLLLDALYSRNLSRPPIWLMRQAGRYLPEYRSLKKDRKLLELFRDPKWITEITLQPVDLIGVDAAILFSDILVILDAFGIEYDFVEHVGPVIKNPITREDVQNFVQKDVTSSLSYVAQAIKQIIPQLKVPLIGFAGAPFTIASYLIEGGTSKDFKKTKTWLYSDPESFLCLLDKLSHAIIQFLDMQCAHGVQALQLFDSWSYILSYDAFKKYSLAFMKKVVDSRVCQNIPLILFCKGSSLWASDMADLKPAAISIDCGSHLGDIRKRIKNIALQGNLDPFCLYGSQKTIQREVDGILHAMKKDPGFIFNLGHGITPDAPVENVKFLVRYVKEKGLELNA; via the coding sequence ATGATGAATTCTCTTTTGCTAGATGCTCTTTATTCTCGTAATTTGTCCAGGCCACCTATTTGGCTTATGCGTCAAGCGGGTCGTTATCTACCAGAATACCGCTCCCTTAAGAAAGACAGAAAATTGCTTGAGTTATTCAGAGATCCAAAATGGATTACTGAAATTACATTGCAACCCGTTGATTTGATAGGCGTGGATGCGGCGATACTTTTTTCTGATATTTTAGTGATTTTGGATGCTTTTGGTATAGAATATGACTTTGTAGAGCATGTGGGCCCTGTGATTAAAAACCCAATTACCAGAGAAGATGTGCAGAATTTTGTGCAAAAAGATGTTACAAGTTCTCTTTCTTATGTAGCACAAGCAATAAAACAGATCATACCACAACTAAAAGTTCCTCTGATTGGTTTTGCTGGCGCTCCCTTTACAATCGCAAGTTATTTGATTGAAGGAGGAACTAGCAAGGATTTTAAAAAAACAAAAACATGGTTGTATAGTGATCCTGAAAGTTTCTTGTGCTTACTCGATAAATTAAGTCATGCGATTATCCAATTTTTGGATATGCAGTGCGCTCATGGTGTACAAGCACTGCAACTGTTTGATTCGTGGAGTTACATTTTAAGTTATGATGCATTTAAAAAGTATTCGCTGGCTTTTATGAAAAAGGTGGTGGATTCAAGGGTGTGTCAAAATATTCCTTTAATCTTATTTTGCAAGGGATCTTCTCTTTGGGCAAGTGATATGGCGGATCTTAAGCCTGCTGCAATTAGTATTGATTGCGGATCGCATTTAGGTGATATAAGAAAGCGCATAAAAAACATTGCTCTACAGGGGAATTTAGACCCGTTTTGCTTATATGGTTCTCAAAAAACAATACAGAGAGAAGTGGATGGCATTCTCCATGCAATGAAAAAGGATCCTGGCTTTATTTTTAATTTGGGGCATGGAATTACTCCTGATGCACCAGTTGAAAATGTTAAATTTTTAGTCCGCTATGTGAAAGAGAAGGGGTTAGAGCTCAATGCCTAA
- the rnc gene encoding ribonuclease III translates to MVNSVEKLIEKAPEIEEKLGYVFKDKNLLALSFIHRSFVNENKDMTREHNERLEFLGDSVLGLLVADYLYSSLPLNTEGDLSYLRSRLVEGACCVLFINQLNVESFLLLGKGERMNDGRGRESILADLFEALIGAIYLDGGIGAASKFLFGHFQNEMDRILTMPLRNWKAELQDYSQKKFQQTPVYRVVSETGPDHSKVFHVSVHINEEEVGSGTGASKKEAQQEAASDALHKILAFQEFV, encoded by the coding sequence ATGGTAAATTCAGTCGAAAAACTTATTGAAAAGGCTCCTGAGATTGAAGAAAAGCTAGGCTATGTCTTTAAAGACAAAAATTTGCTGGCACTTTCTTTTATTCATCGCTCCTTTGTAAATGAAAATAAAGATATGACTAGGGAGCATAACGAGCGCTTGGAATTTTTGGGCGACTCTGTATTGGGACTATTGGTAGCAGATTACCTTTACAGCTCTCTTCCTCTGAATACAGAAGGAGATTTATCGTATCTTAGGTCTCGCCTAGTAGAGGGGGCTTGTTGTGTTTTGTTTATCAATCAATTAAATGTTGAGAGTTTTTTGCTCCTTGGTAAGGGAGAAAGAATGAATGATGGTAGAGGACGAGAATCTATATTAGCCGACCTTTTCGAAGCCCTAATTGGTGCAATTTATTTAGATGGTGGTATTGGAGCTGCAAGTAAATTTTTGTTTGGTCATTTTCAAAATGAGATGGACCGTATTTTGACTATGCCTCTTCGTAACTGGAAGGCAGAATTGCAAGATTATAGCCAGAAAAAATTCCAGCAGACTCCCGTATACAGAGTTGTAAGTGAGACGGGACCTGATCATAGCAAAGTTTTTCATGTGTCTGTTCATATTAATGAAGAAGAAGTGGGAAGTGGAACGGGGGCTTCGAAAAAAGAGGCGCAGCAAGAAGCTGCAAGCGATGCTCTTCATAAAATTTTGGCTTTTCAAGAGTTTGTATGA
- a CDS encoding Fic family protein, with product MAKQISNKILDAILQIVERFSQGASLGDILQVLMPTMAKRSLQRYLTLLVMEGRLNISGKARSRRYHLPVAEAIISVKDESLADRQTEILIPLSSTALSIRTNVRRVIQARHPVGYNREFLDKYRPNETYYLSESMRNYLFKIGKSPNGKRPAGTYAKQILNRLLIDLSWNSSRLEGNTYSLLETERLLELGEVSEGKDSLEAQMILNHKAAIEFIVELADQMKFNSFIIFNLHALLSDNLLRDQRACGALRSQPVGIAKSVYQPLAIPQLISEYFQQILDTANAITDPFEQSFFVMVQLPYLQPFLDVNKRVSRLAANIPLIRENLCPLSFVDVPEDEYVSGLLGVYELNRIELLREVFVWAYERSSSLYSATRQELGEPDPFRLRYRDLIITTVREIICGCMDKLAAITFIRKKASECVVPNDQAKFIEIIEIELMSLHKGNIARFRLKPLEYDVWLKTWR from the coding sequence TTGGCAAAACAAATTTCTAATAAAATCCTTGATGCTATTTTGCAAATAGTAGAACGGTTTTCTCAAGGAGCTTCTTTAGGGGATATTTTGCAGGTATTGATGCCTACTATGGCCAAGCGTTCTTTGCAGCGGTATTTAACCCTTTTGGTAATGGAAGGACGCTTAAATATCTCGGGAAAAGCTCGTTCTAGACGGTATCACTTGCCCGTTGCAGAAGCTATTATATCAGTAAAAGATGAAAGTTTAGCTGATAGGCAAACAGAAATATTGATACCCCTATCATCAACGGCTTTGTCCATTCGAACAAACGTTCGCAGGGTTATTCAAGCGCGCCATCCAGTTGGTTATAACCGAGAATTTCTCGATAAATATCGTCCTAATGAAACATATTATCTTTCTGAAAGTATGCGAAATTATCTATTTAAAATAGGAAAATCACCAAATGGTAAACGTCCAGCAGGAACTTATGCCAAGCAAATTTTAAACCGTCTATTGATAGATCTATCATGGAATTCAAGTCGATTGGAAGGAAATACTTATTCGCTTCTTGAAACAGAGCGATTGCTGGAACTAGGAGAGGTTTCAGAGGGTAAAGATAGTCTGGAAGCTCAAATGATCTTGAATCATAAAGCCGCTATTGAGTTTATAGTGGAATTGGCTGATCAGATGAAGTTTAATAGCTTTATTATTTTTAACCTGCATGCGCTCTTGTCAGATAATTTACTACGTGATCAGCGAGCTTGTGGTGCTTTGCGCTCCCAACCAGTAGGCATAGCCAAATCGGTGTACCAGCCTCTGGCGATTCCACAATTGATTAGCGAGTATTTTCAACAGATTTTGGATACTGCTAATGCTATTACAGATCCATTTGAACAATCATTTTTTGTGATGGTTCAATTACCTTATTTACAACCTTTCTTGGATGTTAATAAGAGGGTTTCGAGGCTTGCTGCGAATATTCCTCTAATTCGTGAAAACTTATGTCCCTTATCATTTGTGGATGTGCCTGAAGATGAGTATGTCAGTGGTCTTCTTGGTGTATATGAATTAAATCGTATTGAATTGTTGCGTGAAGTGTTTGTGTGGGCTTATGAGCGTTCCAGTTCTCTTTATTCAGCAACGCGTCAAGAACTTGGAGAGCCAGATCCTTTTCGTTTGCGCTACCGTGATCTTATTATCACAACGGTAAGAGAAATTATTTGTGGATGCATGGATAAGTTAGCAGCAATAACATTTATTAGGAAAAAAGCTTCTGAATGCGTTGTACCTAATGATCAGGCAAAATTTATTGAAATAATTGAAATTGAACTGATGAGTTTGCATAAAGGGAATATTGCAAGGTTTCGGTTGAAGCCATTAGAGTATGATGTATGGTTAAAGACATGGCGTTAG
- a CDS encoding ABC transporter substrate-binding protein, protein MMKVLLLNFLRNYTQTSSRIVFLTSLSLNFSTIYSHMLSKLINKSTQKISIFPSKANYARCLLLICILGFCACTSPDLEEGTYRIARDPSWYPMTLMGKEPGVLGFSDDLVRAIAEEEGLSVTLYLTSSSSLEYGLSAGNWDAILGSIPPVVGYNQIYSFSSPYLSLGPVLVVPIDADVVSIGDLSGQEVGILAGSSSITLLEQNPAIIIRTYNSIPAALEDLVVAQNINAVLMPALPAYGYVRDIYYGQLKVAGKPLNNIGLRLITLIDQEPKLIKRFNEGLQKLQENGKYDALLAKWHLK, encoded by the coding sequence ATGATGAAAGTATTGCTATTAAACTTCTTGCGTAATTATACACAAACAAGTTCAAGAATTGTTTTTTTGACATCTTTATCGTTAAATTTTTCAACCATATATTCACATATGCTCTCAAAACTTATCAATAAATCTACTCAAAAAATTTCAATTTTTCCAAGCAAAGCTAATTATGCAAGATGTCTGTTACTTATCTGTATTTTAGGTTTTTGTGCGTGCACATCTCCTGATTTAGAGGAGGGCACATACCGCATAGCAAGGGATCCCTCTTGGTATCCTATGACTTTAATGGGTAAGGAGCCAGGTGTACTCGGATTTTCAGACGATCTTGTTCGTGCTATAGCTGAGGAGGAGGGATTGTCTGTTACTCTTTATCTTACTAGCTCAAGTTCTTTGGAATATGGCTTATCTGCTGGTAATTGGGATGCTATTTTAGGCTCTATTCCGCCCGTTGTTGGATACAATCAAATTTATTCATTTTCCTCCCCTTACTTGTCGCTAGGTCCTGTATTAGTAGTTCCTATTGATGCAGATGTTGTTTCCATAGGAGACTTGTCTGGTCAAGAAGTAGGTATTCTTGCAGGATCTTCCTCAATAACGCTCTTAGAGCAAAATCCAGCCATTATCATAAGAACTTATAATAGTATTCCAGCGGCTTTAGAAGATTTGGTAGTAGCCCAAAATATCAATGCTGTCTTAATGCCTGCTTTGCCTGCTTATGGATATGTAAGGGACATTTATTATGGTCAGTTGAAAGTTGCCGGAAAACCTTTGAATAACATAGGTCTTCGCTTAATTACTTTGATCGATCAGGAACCAAAATTGATCAAGAGATTCAATGAGGGTCTTCAGAAGTTACAAGAAAATGGTAAGTATGATGCTCTTCTTGCTAAGTGGCACTTAAAATAA
- the hemC gene encoding hydroxymethylbilane synthase, translated as MCCFPLNIIVGARDSKLSRTQFREVYEEIRVFYPSIVFTPIWLKTMGDMDQTTTLRTLEKTDFFTREIDQLQLQGGCRISIHSAKDLPDPLPKGLIIACLTKGVDSSDSLVLREGEDFFSLRAGAIIATSSLRREEMVRKLRQDLSFVDIRGAIDVRLQKLNTKEVDGVVVATAALIRLGLLSNINCIKLLGSTVPLQGRLAVVVREDDSEMRAMFSSLAS; from the coding sequence ATGTGTTGCTTCCCTCTTAATATTATTGTAGGTGCTAGAGACTCAAAGCTTTCTAGGACTCAATTTAGAGAAGTGTATGAAGAGATTAGAGTTTTTTACCCCTCTATTGTTTTTACACCTATCTGGTTGAAGACAATGGGTGACATGGATCAAACAACAACGCTGAGAACACTTGAAAAAACAGATTTTTTTACCAGAGAGATTGATCAGCTACAGCTTCAAGGCGGATGTAGAATTAGTATACATTCTGCAAAAGATCTTCCAGATCCTCTACCAAAAGGTCTTATTATTGCATGCCTTACTAAGGGTGTAGACTCTTCAGATAGCCTGGTACTGCGAGAGGGAGAGGATTTTTTTTCATTACGAGCTGGTGCAATTATTGCAACATCTTCTTTAAGAAGAGAAGAAATGGTTCGAAAACTAAGACAAGACCTATCTTTTGTGGATATTCGGGGTGCAATTGATGTGCGTTTGCAAAAGTTAAACACAAAAGAAGTGGACGGTGTTGTTGTTGCAACAGCGGCATTGATCCGTTTAGGGCTGTTATCAAACATAAATTGTATAAAGCTTTTAGGTAGTACAGTGCCTTTACAAGGCAGGCTTGCAGTTGTTGTAAGAGAAGATGATAGTGAAATGAGAGCTATGTTTTCTAGTCTGGCTTCCTAA
- a CDS encoding uroporphyrinogen-III synthase, with the protein MKRVLYLGLDPARYGKPVYHLPLIQVVEKNLNDTCYKQMWEHFSQFSLVIFTSQNVVKILCNALADRQLLELLHEKKLICIGMATQNALFEYGFNGIVAKKETAEGVIELLQECLSNDNVLYLHSSCARVVIREFLKERGIQHFSQPIYDTELLFPKELPSLDEFEEIVFTSPSTVDAFLKIFKVFPKNISLLAIGPITKLYLEAVSAKDAYTQTSSKNNS; encoded by the coding sequence ATGAAGAGAGTTTTGTATCTTGGGTTAGATCCTGCTCGCTATGGAAAGCCTGTATACCATCTGCCACTCATTCAAGTTGTTGAAAAAAACCTAAATGATACCTGTTATAAGCAGATGTGGGAGCATTTTTCTCAATTTAGCTTGGTTATTTTTACGAGTCAAAATGTTGTTAAAATACTATGTAATGCTTTAGCAGATAGACAGCTACTAGAACTTTTACATGAAAAAAAACTTATTTGTATTGGTATGGCAACACAGAATGCGCTTTTTGAATATGGTTTTAATGGGATTGTAGCTAAAAAAGAAACGGCAGAAGGTGTTATTGAGCTTTTGCAAGAATGTTTAAGCAATGACAATGTTCTTTATTTGCATTCATCTTGCGCAAGAGTGGTTATAAGAGAATTTTTAAAGGAAAGAGGGATTCAGCATTTTTCACAACCTATTTATGATACAGAATTGTTGTTCCCTAAAGAACTCCCCTCTTTGGATGAATTTGAAGAGATTGTTTTTACAAGTCCATCTACGGTAGATGCATTTTTAAAAATTTTCAAAGTATTTCCAAAAAATATTTCACTTCTTGCAATAGGTCCAATTACAAAGCTCTATCTAGAAGCGGTTTCAGCAAAAGATGCATATACACAAACAAGTTCAAAAAACAATTCTTGA
- a CDS encoding DUF3419 family protein, with translation MKDFFSRLSYSFGNEDWNSEYKALKIQKTDRVVCITASGDRPLNLLFPECAQVVSVDINKIQNYLLKLKCAGLQELEYEDYITFLFGGRGAEMDLLRQKVLASLETDVRTFWEKNKKMLEKGIIYQGKLEVWFKRLARLIQMFRGKKIRKLFEMENLEEQKEFVQRHWDTRAWRRFYEVMLNPWFTRFVLKDPALFFNVDSSVNSIGTYLHKRMYQYLMNFPAKNSSVLSLLFKGEVGREAFPPCMLKESALLIKTRLDRLSIHTHNIIDFLEEAPDNSFDCYSLSDVASYINESDFRRLLQAIQRTARKGARFSIRQFMSSQKIPLTLENVFQRDLELEKMLEREDHCCVYQFTIGHINS, from the coding sequence ATGAAAGATTTTTTTTCACGTTTGAGTTATAGTTTTGGTAATGAAGATTGGAATTCTGAGTATAAGGCATTAAAAATACAGAAGACAGATCGTGTCGTCTGTATTACTGCAAGTGGTGATAGACCGTTAAATCTACTCTTTCCAGAATGCGCACAAGTTGTGTCTGTTGATATAAATAAGATACAGAACTATTTATTAAAGCTTAAGTGCGCAGGTCTTCAAGAGCTAGAATACGAGGATTACATCACATTTTTGTTCGGTGGTAGAGGTGCTGAAATGGACCTTTTAAGACAAAAAGTGCTCGCCTCATTAGAAACAGATGTACGCACTTTTTGGGAAAAGAACAAGAAGATGCTTGAGAAAGGGATCATTTATCAAGGGAAGTTAGAGGTTTGGTTTAAGCGCTTGGCTCGCTTGATTCAGATGTTTAGAGGCAAAAAAATCCGTAAGCTCTTTGAGATGGAAAATTTGGAAGAGCAGAAAGAATTTGTTCAAAGGCATTGGGATACAAGGGCCTGGAGACGGTTTTACGAGGTTATGTTGAACCCTTGGTTTACACGCTTTGTTCTGAAAGATCCTGCTTTGTTCTTTAATGTAGATTCTTCTGTAAATTCCATTGGCACGTACCTTCATAAGAGAATGTATCAATATCTAATGAATTTTCCAGCAAAAAATAGCTCTGTGTTATCCCTTCTTTTTAAAGGAGAGGTAGGCAGAGAAGCTTTTCCTCCTTGCATGCTTAAAGAATCAGCCTTACTTATAAAGACGCGGCTTGATCGCCTCTCTATCCATACGCATAACATCATTGATTTTTTAGAAGAGGCCCCTGACAATAGTTTTGACTGTTATTCACTTTCAGATGTTGCCTCCTACATCAATGAAAGTGATTTTAGAAGATTATTACAGGCAATTCAGCGTACAGCAAGAAAAGGAGCAAGATTTTCCATCCGGCAGTTTATGTCTTCTCAAAAGATCCCTCTAACATTAGAGAACGTCTTTCAAAGGGACCTAGAACTTGAAAAGATGCTTGAGAGGGAAGATCATTGTTGCGTGTACCAATTCACCATTGGTCACATCAACAGCTAA
- a CDS encoding efflux RND transporter periplasmic adaptor subunit, producing the protein MRQLMRPLFIALLFIGSITSSCKSDTHEETRSPTSVTAFEVQPATIPAVFNYVGFAESTHLVEIRARVEGYLDKIAYTEGSFVENGQLLFQLDPKPFIAALDNAKGLLAKAKAILWNANTTVNRLKPLFAQDAISKRDLDNAIASQLAAQAEVDSANAQVVEAELKLGYTTIATPVTGLSGKSHFREGALITLGPDSSMLTTVSVIDPIWIYFSVSETDILTTRMQASKGIIKLPKDNNFDVRLILGNDFVYPELGKVDFTSPTLNQSTGTLEARAVFANPLAILKPGQFVKVQVLGTVRPDAIIIPQQAVQQGQKGMYVYIIDKDNKAEMVEIDPGEWFENYWIIKSGLKPGDLVVSDGVNKVYPGLPVTITKQIKYIPQEEPKLMQGIDQTTNKALGPITTGTTTETQQKGS; encoded by the coding sequence ATGAGACAACTGATGCGTCCTCTATTTATTGCTCTCTTATTCATTGGAAGCATCACCTCCTCTTGTAAAAGTGATACACACGAAGAAACAAGATCACCAACTTCCGTTACAGCCTTTGAAGTCCAGCCAGCAACGATTCCTGCCGTTTTTAATTATGTGGGCTTTGCAGAAAGTACACACCTTGTAGAAATACGTGCTCGTGTGGAGGGCTATCTTGACAAAATCGCTTATACAGAAGGCTCTTTTGTTGAAAATGGCCAGCTATTATTTCAATTAGATCCAAAACCCTTTATTGCAGCCCTTGACAATGCTAAAGGACTCCTTGCTAAGGCAAAAGCTATTTTGTGGAATGCCAATACGACTGTAAATCGTTTGAAGCCACTTTTTGCACAAGATGCTATTAGCAAACGAGACCTTGACAATGCTATTGCAAGCCAACTTGCAGCCCAAGCAGAAGTGGATTCTGCAAATGCTCAAGTCGTAGAAGCAGAATTGAAGCTTGGGTATACAACCATTGCAACACCTGTAACTGGCCTTTCTGGAAAATCACATTTTCGAGAAGGCGCCCTGATTACCTTAGGACCAGATTCTAGCATGCTGACTACAGTATCTGTCATTGACCCCATATGGATTTATTTTAGTGTTTCAGAAACAGATATTTTGACAACAAGAATGCAAGCATCCAAAGGTATCATCAAACTGCCCAAAGACAATAACTTTGATGTAAGACTTATTCTTGGTAATGACTTTGTCTATCCAGAACTTGGCAAAGTAGATTTTACCTCCCCAACGCTAAACCAAAGCACAGGCACGCTTGAAGCAAGAGCTGTCTTTGCTAACCCCCTAGCAATATTAAAACCAGGTCAATTTGTGAAAGTGCAGGTCCTTGGCACTGTAAGACCAGATGCCATTATCATCCCTCAACAAGCAGTTCAACAAGGGCAAAAAGGAATGTATGTCTATATCATTGACAAAGACAATAAAGCCGAGATGGTCGAAATTGATCCTGGAGAGTGGTTTGAAAACTACTGGATCATTAAATCTGGGCTTAAGCCAGGTGATCTAGTCGTCTCAGATGGCGTCAATAAGGTATATCCAGGATTACCTGTTACTATTACAAAACAAATAAAGTATATCCCTCAAGAAGAGCCAAAACTTATGCAAGGTATCGATCAAACTACAAATAAAGCTCTTGGACCAATCACGACTGGTACTACTACAGAAACTCAGCAAAAAGGATCTTGA
- the hemG gene encoding protoporphyrinogen oxidase produces the protein MPKRAPPHIVILGAGISGLSLGYFLKKFLGNSVKVTLLEKEAVVGGWMQTEQHDFLIEKGPRSFRASAVQEVFSLVKELSLVDQLLPASKCAKVRFLFESGKLRAVPRSLFEFLFSSFFKVLAPSLVKEVMYKVRKEFQEESIASFFTRHFGRQVTEIFVDALVSGVYAGDMHELSMNACFPNFVRFEQEYGSLVKGMLKSSVKSDIYSFKNGMQMLPKALEKFLGEDIKTNCSCNGFTFFDELITVSTNEGSFSADILCSTLPADVFADHISFHSQKLGSELKNIPYQSIDVVSLCYNKKVLTRSGFGYLVPSKEKEKIMGVIFESSVFPEQNMLKDETRLTVMLKGGLDDPLGHALISLQRHLNVFEPSVASFVRKARIPQYTLGHLDRVKKIEESLLKLSPNIHILGNAFYGVSINDCIVRAKKVAENIAHQL, from the coding sequence ATGCCTAAAAGAGCACCTCCTCATATTGTTATTCTTGGAGCTGGTATTTCAGGGCTTTCTTTGGGTTATTTTTTAAAAAAGTTCTTAGGTAATAGTGTAAAGGTCACTCTTCTTGAAAAAGAAGCTGTTGTTGGTGGTTGGATGCAGACAGAGCAGCATGATTTTTTAATCGAGAAGGGGCCTAGAAGTTTTCGTGCATCTGCTGTTCAGGAAGTTTTCTCACTTGTCAAAGAGCTTTCTCTTGTAGATCAATTATTACCTGCTTCAAAATGTGCTAAAGTACGTTTTTTGTTTGAAAGTGGTAAGTTAAGAGCTGTTCCGCGCTCTTTATTTGAATTTCTTTTCTCTTCATTTTTTAAGGTCCTTGCTCCTTCTTTGGTAAAAGAAGTTATGTATAAAGTTAGAAAAGAGTTTCAGGAGGAATCGATAGCCTCGTTTTTTACGCGTCATTTTGGCCGCCAGGTTACAGAGATATTTGTAGATGCCTTAGTAAGTGGTGTCTATGCAGGAGATATGCATGAGCTTTCTATGAACGCGTGCTTTCCAAATTTTGTGAGATTTGAACAAGAGTATGGATCGCTTGTGAAGGGCATGCTTAAATCTTCTGTCAAAAGTGATATTTATTCTTTTAAAAACGGAATGCAAATGCTTCCAAAAGCACTTGAAAAGTTTCTTGGGGAGGATATAAAAACAAATTGCTCTTGTAATGGTTTCACATTTTTTGATGAATTAATTACTGTTTCTACAAATGAGGGCTCTTTTTCTGCAGATATTCTTTGTAGTACACTACCTGCTGATGTTTTTGCTGATCATATTTCTTTTCATTCACAGAAGCTTGGCTCTGAATTGAAAAACATACCTTATCAATCTATAGACGTTGTTAGTCTTTGTTATAATAAAAAGGTATTAACAAGGAGTGGTTTTGGTTACCTTGTGCCATCAAAGGAAAAAGAAAAGATAATGGGGGTCATCTTTGAGTCATCTGTTTTTCCAGAGCAAAATATGTTAAAAGATGAAACAAGACTCACTGTAATGTTAAAAGGTGGTTTAGACGATCCTTTAGGACATGCTTTGATAAGTTTGCAGAGACACCTTAATGTTTTTGAGCCTTCTGTTGCATCTTTTGTAAGAAAAGCGCGCATCCCTCAATATACACTTGGTCACCTCGATCGTGTTAAAAAAATAGAAGAGTCTCTTTTGAAACTCTCCCCTAATATTCATATTCTTGGTAATGCATTTTATGGTGTTTCTATAAATGACTGCATTGTTAGAGCTAAAAAGGTAGCTGAAAACATTGCTCATCAGTTATAG